A stretch of the Bordetella genomosp. 8 genome encodes the following:
- a CDS encoding PulJ/GspJ family protein — MASPAIRIHASAQVSPGSQPTRARRAASAPSASAPSVSSPARQRGFTLIEVLVAVALMAIVSVMSWRGLDSVVRARNHMQREADRDEALLRVLGQLQQDVRMRAPDSVLNGGIGDATAGQALPAAISMPASAQEVDIVRGPAPAGRWQRVRWWREGDTLRRASGAGGDSFPLPGPDAGADVLDGVLGFGVEAWIPGRGWIALPAGQSSAAATGLAFVLRLAGAAPGTTQTYRRVVALP, encoded by the coding sequence ATGGCGTCACCGGCAATTCGCATACACGCTTCGGCGCAGGTGTCGCCCGGGTCGCAGCCGACGCGCGCGCGGCGCGCCGCATCGGCCCCGTCCGCGTCGGCCCCGTCCGTATCGAGCCCGGCACGACAGCGTGGCTTCACGCTGATCGAAGTACTGGTCGCGGTCGCGTTGATGGCCATCGTCAGCGTGATGTCCTGGCGGGGCCTGGACAGCGTGGTCCGCGCGCGCAACCACATGCAGCGCGAAGCCGACCGCGACGAGGCCTTGCTGCGCGTACTGGGACAGCTGCAACAGGACGTCCGCATGCGGGCGCCCGATTCCGTCCTGAACGGCGGCATTGGCGATGCGACCGCCGGCCAGGCGCTGCCCGCTGCCATCAGCATGCCGGCCAGCGCGCAGGAGGTGGATATCGTCCGCGGTCCGGCGCCGGCGGGACGCTGGCAACGCGTGCGCTGGTGGCGAGAAGGCGATACCTTGCGGCGTGCCAGCGGAGCCGGTGGCGACAGCTTCCCGCTGCCCGGGCCCGATGCCGGCGCGGACGTGCTGGACGGCGTGCTCGGCTTCGGCGTGGAAGCCTGGATACCCGGACGCGGGTGGATCGCCTTGCCCGCCGGCCAATCGAGCGCGGCCGCCACCGGGCTGGCCTTCGTGCTGCGACTCGCCGGCGCGGCACCTGGCACCACGCAGACCTATCGCCGCGTGGTGGCCCTGCCATGA
- the gspG gene encoding type II secretion system major pseudopilin GspG, producing the protein MKPCAHGIPAPRTRRPAPRSHPTRQRGFSLIEIMVVVVIMGILAGLVVPNLLRRPDQARVVAARQDISSIYQALKLYRLDNGHYPSAQQGLQALVQQPADEKLSGWHSYLDRLPNDPWGHPYQYLNPGVKGEIDVFSLGADNKPGGEDSDADIGSWSL; encoded by the coding sequence ATGAAACCTTGCGCCCACGGTATTCCCGCGCCTCGGACCCGCCGTCCCGCGCCCCGCAGCCACCCTACGCGACAACGCGGCTTCTCGCTTATCGAGATCATGGTCGTGGTGGTCATCATGGGGATCCTGGCCGGGCTCGTCGTGCCGAATCTTCTGAGACGTCCCGACCAGGCGCGCGTCGTCGCCGCGCGGCAGGATATCTCCAGTATCTACCAGGCCCTGAAACTGTATCGCCTGGACAATGGCCACTATCCCAGCGCGCAGCAGGGCCTGCAGGCCTTGGTGCAGCAGCCGGCCGACGAAAAGCTGTCAGGCTGGCACAGCTATCTCGATCGTTTGCCCAACGATCCCTGGGGCCATCCTTATCAATACCTGAACCCCGGCGTCAAAGGCGAGATCGACGTGTTTTCCCTGGGCGCCGACAACAAGCCCGGCGGCGAAGACAGCGATGCGGATATCGGATCCTGGAGCCTTTGA
- a CDS encoding glucosyltransferase domain-containing protein — protein sequence MHPTAPSPSRQKAFIAASLLYGLAMYPILHADRFYIDDLGRARSGYLGWTTDGRPLSNLVVETLNLGAPISDLSPLPQLLAVLLLAWLAVTLARKFAIPGTWRAPLILAPLVINPFFLENLSYKFDVLPMTLATVLAGIAVTAIAPAPRRVVLGALALLATLCLYQPALNVFLVFTIAEFVMGQRDLLPPRRLAGALAARAAQLLLALVAYKGVIAVTVNGHYATAHGAIAPMGALPATVWHNLLSFWRYVTGLLPGLWSKPLLVCIAAGALASVYWALRYLVMGWRAAPAATRLGMAACAVLLPPALAIAAWGPMLALELPVYAPRVAIGFGALGAASLLFAWAAMQRVRVKPSWQVAALAVPVYGLFTFCFVYGNSLKLQKDYENRVAAQIATDLSRIAAGHAIAAYTLEGSLGHAVVVRHTLRKYPLIGALVPVHLTEGWGWAYEELQHFGVDLPYRLTAPQMPRVVPGTTAAPGAGGPAVAVARDYRIYLEGDMAVVAFLPSS from the coding sequence ATGCATCCCACCGCACCATCCCCATCCCGCCAGAAGGCCTTCATCGCGGCCTCCCTGCTGTACGGCCTCGCCATGTATCCCATCCTGCACGCCGATCGCTTCTACATCGACGACCTTGGACGCGCGCGCTCCGGCTACCTGGGCTGGACCACCGACGGCCGCCCGCTGTCCAACCTGGTGGTGGAGACCCTGAACCTGGGCGCCCCCATCTCCGATCTGTCCCCCCTGCCCCAATTGCTGGCCGTGCTGCTGCTGGCCTGGTTGGCCGTCACCCTGGCGCGGAAGTTCGCCATACCCGGCACCTGGCGCGCACCGCTGATACTGGCGCCCCTGGTCATCAATCCCTTTTTCCTGGAGAACCTGTCGTACAAGTTCGACGTCCTGCCGATGACGCTGGCCACCGTGCTGGCGGGGATCGCGGTCACGGCCATCGCGCCGGCCCCGCGCCGCGTGGTGTTGGGCGCGCTGGCCTTGCTGGCGACGCTATGCCTGTATCAGCCGGCCCTGAACGTCTTCCTGGTGTTCACGATCGCGGAATTCGTCATGGGACAGCGCGACCTGCTGCCCCCGCGCCGCCTGGCCGGCGCCCTGGCGGCACGCGCCGCGCAACTCCTATTGGCACTGGTCGCCTACAAGGGCGTGATCGCGGTCACCGTGAACGGCCACTACGCGACCGCACACGGCGCCATCGCGCCGATGGGCGCGCTGCCGGCCACCGTCTGGCACAACTTGCTGTCCTTCTGGCGTTACGTGACGGGCCTGCTGCCTGGGCTCTGGTCCAAGCCGCTGCTGGTCTGTATCGCGGCCGGCGCGCTGGCCAGCGTGTACTGGGCGTTGCGCTATCTGGTCATGGGCTGGCGCGCCGCGCCGGCGGCCACCAGGCTCGGCATGGCCGCATGCGCCGTACTGCTGCCCCCGGCGCTGGCGATCGCCGCCTGGGGACCCATGCTGGCGCTGGAGCTGCCGGTGTACGCGCCGCGCGTGGCCATCGGTTTCGGCGCGCTGGGCGCGGCCAGCCTGCTGTTCGCCTGGGCCGCCATGCAGCGCGTGCGTGTCAAGCCGTCCTGGCAGGTCGCGGCGCTGGCGGTGCCCGTCTACGGACTGTTCACCTTCTGCTTCGTCTACGGCAATTCGCTCAAGCTGCAAAAGGATTATGAAAACCGCGTGGCGGCGCAGATCGCCACGGACCTGAGCCGCATCGCCGCCGGACACGCCATTGCCGCCTACACGTTGGAGGGCAGCCTGGGCCACGCCGTGGTGGTGCGGCACACCCTGCGCAAATACCCGTTGATCGGCGCCCTGGTGCCCGTGCACCTGACCGAAGGATGGGGCTGGGCCTATGAGGAACTGCAGCACTTCGGCGTGGACCTGCCCTACCGCCTGACCGCGCCGCAAATGCCGCGCGTAGTCCCGGGTACGACTGCGGCGCCGGGCGCGGGCGGACCCGCGGTCGCCGTGGCGCGCGACTATCGCATCTACCTGGAAGGGGACATGGCCGTCGTCGCCTTTCTGCCTTCCTCCTGA
- the gspI gene encoding type II secretion system minor pseudopilin GspI: MNHRDRQQGFSLLEVLVALVIIAIALGACVRAAGQMAAGQAAVRERALALVSAENTLAELRAQRLYPPLGRRSLPCPQGPLALTCDLSIESTSNRGFRQATVRVMDADKRLLSELRGLAAAQP; encoded by the coding sequence ATGAACCACCGCGATCGACAACAAGGCTTTTCGCTGCTGGAAGTCCTGGTGGCGCTGGTCATCATCGCGATCGCGCTGGGCGCCTGCGTGCGTGCGGCGGGGCAGATGGCGGCCGGCCAGGCCGCCGTGCGCGAGCGCGCGCTGGCGCTGGTGTCGGCGGAAAACACGCTGGCCGAACTGCGCGCCCAACGCCTCTATCCGCCGCTGGGGCGCCGCAGCCTACCCTGTCCGCAGGGGCCGCTGGCGCTCACCTGCGACCTTTCCATCGAATCGACGTCCAATCGCGGCTTTCGCCAGGCCACCGTGCGGGTGATGGATGCCGACAAGCGCCTGCTGTCCGAACTGCGCGGGCTGGCGGCCGCGCAGCCATGA
- a CDS encoding prepilin-type N-terminal cleavage/methylation domain-containing protein has product MRISDPGAFDRRAARAPAQPRRCQAGFSLIEMLVVVAIIAIMTAGISLAMPRRGDQPLARDARRLELLFAQAQTEARAGGRAIIWRADENGYRFTRRAAWQPGDARGVAPASVTEAPRSDDFRQDESLRPRQWEAGHVRVQVYNDGRPAGGAASGAEGTDGTGAFAASAHATAVFAPEWISPPMRVELSDDFRRIDIVRDAAGRYATHP; this is encoded by the coding sequence ATGCGGATATCGGATCCTGGAGCCTTTGACCGCCGCGCGGCGCGCGCGCCAGCCCAGCCACGTCGATGCCAGGCCGGTTTCAGCCTGATCGAAATGCTGGTGGTCGTCGCGATCATCGCGATCATGACCGCGGGCATCAGCCTGGCGATGCCGCGCCGTGGCGACCAGCCACTGGCGCGCGACGCCCGCCGGCTGGAGCTGCTGTTCGCGCAGGCCCAGACGGAAGCCCGCGCGGGCGGCCGCGCCATCATCTGGCGCGCCGACGAGAACGGCTACCGCTTCACGCGGCGCGCCGCCTGGCAGCCCGGCGATGCACGCGGAGTCGCACCCGCCTCGGTCACCGAGGCGCCTCGGTCCGATGATTTCCGGCAGGACGAATCGTTGCGCCCACGGCAATGGGAAGCCGGCCACGTCCGCGTGCAGGTCTACAACGACGGCCGGCCCGCGGGCGGCGCCGCGAGCGGGGCGGAAGGGACGGACGGGACGGGTGCCTTCGCAGCGAGCGCCCACGCCACCGCCGTCTTCGCGCCCGAGTGGATATCGCCGCCCATGCGCGTCGAACTCAGCGATGACTTCCGGCGCATCGACATCGTGCGTGACGCCGCCGGCCGTTATGCGACGCACCCATGA
- a CDS encoding ABC transporter ATP-binding protein: MLEIQSLVAGYATLPVLHDVSIQVDAGQFVSIVGPNGAGKSTLFKSISGTVSAMSGAIRFDGKDLLAVPPAQRPHLGIAHVPEGRQVFASMTVRENLEMGAYTAAGRRDWQRNLARIYEWFPVLPQRAGQLAGTLSGGEQQMLAIGRGLASSPRLLMLDEPSMGLSPAIADFIFERLIDIRREAGLTILLVEQRVAEALQFADHAYVLETGRVALAGTHETLRADDRIRRAYLGM; the protein is encoded by the coding sequence ATGCTTGAGATCCAGAGCCTCGTGGCCGGCTACGCCACGCTGCCCGTGCTGCACGATGTCTCCATCCAGGTCGACGCGGGGCAGTTCGTGTCCATCGTCGGCCCGAACGGCGCGGGCAAGAGCACGCTGTTCAAAAGCATTTCCGGCACGGTGTCGGCGATGTCGGGCGCCATCCGCTTCGACGGCAAGGACCTGCTGGCGGTGCCGCCCGCGCAACGTCCCCACCTGGGCATCGCGCACGTGCCCGAAGGCCGGCAGGTCTTCGCGTCGATGACGGTGCGGGAAAACCTGGAAATGGGCGCCTATACGGCGGCGGGACGGCGCGACTGGCAGCGCAACCTGGCGCGCATCTACGAGTGGTTCCCGGTATTGCCGCAGCGCGCCGGGCAGCTGGCGGGCACGCTGTCCGGGGGCGAGCAGCAGATGCTGGCGATCGGCCGCGGCCTGGCGTCGTCGCCGCGCCTGCTGATGCTGGACGAGCCATCGATGGGCCTGTCGCCCGCGATCGCGGATTTCATTTTCGAACGTTTGATCGATATACGCCGCGAAGCGGGCCTGACCATACTGCTGGTGGAACAGCGGGTGGCCGAGGCCCTGCAGTTCGCCGACCACGCCTACGTGCTGGAAACCGGCCGCGTGGCGCTGGCGGGCACGCACGAAACCCTGCGGGCGGATGATCGTATCCGCCGCGCATACCTGGGTATGTGA
- a CDS encoding branched-chain amino acid ABC transporter permease yields MTELQIQLEAFLQALAAGVLVGALYGLMCVGLAMIFGIMRVINFAQGDFMMLGMYVAYFFFIALGAHVLAGSALGAYLSILLTIPVMFAVGYLAHRLLISRVTGGRTAALEGEGHYAQLILTLGIALILQNGGMMLFGPQLVSIRTSVSSSAWEIGPLWGDFVSIFVNKGRGIAALISVGTILLLIALVNRTRLGKSLRAAADNPVAASYMGIDVNRAYRVAFALGTCVTALSGGLLATNFPFHPFVGLEFVIIMYAGVVLGGMGSISGAFWGGMVIGLVQQLSALVLPTQLQNAAIFVFFLLIVTLRPQGLFGRVAERT; encoded by the coding sequence ATGACGGAATTGCAGATACAGCTGGAGGCCTTTCTCCAGGCGTTGGCGGCCGGCGTGCTGGTGGGCGCGTTGTACGGCTTGATGTGCGTGGGCCTGGCCATGATCTTCGGCATCATGCGCGTCATCAATTTCGCCCAGGGCGATTTCATGATGCTGGGCATGTACGTGGCCTACTTCTTCTTCATCGCGCTGGGCGCGCACGTGCTGGCCGGATCGGCGCTGGGCGCCTACCTGTCCATCCTGTTGACGATCCCGGTCATGTTCGCGGTGGGCTACCTTGCGCATCGGCTGCTGATTTCGCGGGTCACCGGCGGGCGCACCGCCGCGCTGGAAGGCGAAGGCCATTACGCGCAGCTGATCCTGACCCTGGGAATCGCGCTGATCCTGCAGAACGGCGGCATGATGCTCTTCGGCCCGCAACTGGTGTCGATACGCACGTCGGTATCCAGCAGCGCCTGGGAGATCGGCCCGCTGTGGGGCGACTTCGTCAGTATCTTCGTCAACAAGGGACGCGGGATCGCGGCGCTGATTTCCGTGGGCACCATCCTGCTGCTGATCGCGCTGGTCAACCGGACGCGGCTGGGCAAGTCCCTGCGCGCCGCGGCGGACAATCCGGTGGCAGCTTCGTACATGGGGATAGACGTCAATCGCGCCTATCGCGTCGCCTTCGCGCTGGGGACCTGCGTCACGGCGCTATCGGGCGGCCTGCTGGCCACCAATTTTCCGTTTCATCCCTTCGTCGGCCTGGAGTTCGTCATCATCATGTACGCCGGCGTGGTGCTGGGCGGCATGGGCAGCATTTCCGGCGCGTTCTGGGGCGGCATGGTGATCGGGCTGGTGCAGCAGCTGTCGGCGCTGGTGTTGCCGACGCAACTGCAGAATGCCGCCATTTTCGTGTTCTTCCTGCTGATCGTGACCCTGCGTCCGCAGGGCCTGTTCGGCCGCGTGGCGGAGCGGACATGA
- a CDS encoding SDR family NAD(P)-dependent oxidoreductase yields MGRLQGKVAVVTGAAGGIGRAISQAYAHEGARVGMLDYNADLLAQAVAETPNAEALVCNVADRAAVLDAIGGYAARQGGLDVLVNNAAYFHYGLLVDMPEDIVDRMLDVGLKGAFWSLQAATPHLIARGGGAVINLSSVAVSIAIKHAAVYSSIKGALDTLTRQQAVELGVHGIRVNALAPGPVVTPGASSVIDAQGWETRREKTPLKRLPTGQEIAAAAVFLASEESATVAGVTLKVDGALTISGY; encoded by the coding sequence ATGGGAAGACTGCAGGGCAAGGTCGCGGTCGTCACGGGAGCGGCGGGGGGCATAGGCAGAGCGATATCGCAGGCCTACGCGCACGAGGGCGCCCGTGTCGGCATGCTGGACTACAACGCCGATCTACTGGCGCAGGCCGTGGCGGAAACGCCGAACGCCGAGGCGCTGGTGTGCAACGTGGCGGATCGCGCCGCGGTGCTGGACGCCATAGGGGGATACGCGGCGCGCCAGGGCGGGCTGGACGTGCTGGTGAACAACGCCGCCTATTTCCATTACGGACTGCTGGTCGATATGCCGGAAGACATCGTCGACAGGATGCTGGACGTCGGCCTGAAGGGCGCCTTCTGGAGCCTGCAGGCCGCGACACCGCATCTCATCGCCCGGGGCGGCGGCGCCGTGATCAACCTGTCTTCGGTGGCGGTCTCCATCGCCATCAAGCATGCCGCCGTGTACAGCTCCATCAAGGGCGCGCTGGACACGCTCACGCGCCAGCAGGCGGTGGAGCTGGGCGTTCATGGCATTCGGGTCAATGCGCTGGCCCCCGGTCCGGTCGTCACGCCGGGCGCCAGTTCGGTCATCGATGCGCAGGGTTGGGAAACCCGGCGGGAGAAGACGCCGCTCAAGCGGCTGCCCACCGGCCAGGAGATCGCCGCGGCCGCGGTATTCCTGGCTTCGGAGGAAAGCGCCACGGTGGCCGGCGTAACCCTGAAGGTGGATGGCGCGCTGACGATCAGCGGCTACTGA
- the gspK gene encoding type II secretion system minor pseudopilin GspK: MAVIAALLVVAAAAIIATTMLDGQTTYTRILQSEKARVQAHWLLMGGMDWARLILQADGRRSPATRPDQLWATPIVDLRVDADDQPGDQAANQADAALFSGRVDDEQAKYNLWNLARAGRVDPRQLAVLERLLQALDLPPAAAPLIARRIALSQALPEGADGADGADGGGGGSDGNRGTGGINGNGGTRRASTAGVAGSQKSPGLQSLDDLLGVARLDRQALDRLRCCVTILPARTAVNVNTAPAEVLHALIGPLSLGHAMALVADRERGRYFNDEADFVNRLADPDIKLDDDSVDIGSQWFGVTGAVRLGSATVAMRALLRRDESLSTHVVWIREAN; encoded by the coding sequence ATGGCCGTGATCGCCGCGCTGCTGGTGGTCGCCGCCGCCGCAATCATCGCCACCACCATGCTGGATGGCCAGACCACGTACACGCGCATCCTGCAGAGCGAGAAAGCCCGCGTACAGGCGCACTGGCTGCTGATGGGCGGCATGGACTGGGCCCGGCTCATCCTGCAGGCCGACGGCAGGCGCAGCCCGGCGACACGCCCGGACCAGTTATGGGCCACGCCCATCGTCGACCTGCGCGTCGATGCGGACGATCAGCCGGGCGATCAGGCAGCCAATCAGGCCGACGCCGCCCTGTTCTCCGGGCGCGTCGACGATGAACAGGCCAAGTACAACCTGTGGAACCTGGCGCGCGCGGGACGGGTGGACCCGCGCCAGCTCGCGGTGCTCGAACGCCTGCTACAGGCCCTGGACCTGCCACCCGCCGCCGCGCCCTTGATCGCGCGTCGCATCGCGCTGAGCCAGGCCTTGCCCGAGGGCGCCGATGGCGCGGACGGCGCAGATGGTGGAGGCGGTGGAAGTGATGGCAACCGCGGAACCGGTGGCATCAATGGCAACGGCGGCACCCGCCGCGCGTCGACCGCGGGCGTCGCCGGTTCCCAGAAATCGCCCGGCCTGCAATCCCTGGACGACCTGCTTGGCGTCGCCAGGCTGGACCGGCAGGCCCTCGATCGCCTGCGTTGCTGCGTCACCATCCTGCCCGCGCGCACCGCGGTCAACGTCAACACCGCGCCGGCCGAAGTGCTACATGCCCTGATCGGACCGCTGTCGCTGGGCCACGCCATGGCCCTGGTGGCGGACCGCGAACGCGGCCGCTACTTCAATGACGAAGCGGACTTCGTCAATCGGCTCGCGGACCCCGACATCAAGCTGGATGACGACAGCGTGGACATCGGCAGCCAGTGGTTCGGCGTGACCGGCGCCGTGCGCCTGGGCAGCGCCACGGTCGCCATGCGCGCGCTGCTGCGCCGTGATGAAAGCCTATCCACCCATGTCGTCTGGATAAGGGAAGCGAATTGA
- a CDS encoding branched-chain amino acid ABC transporter ATP-binding protein/permease gives MSGRRHLWFLCLLAVAYPAIALWIDNGYHQLIFTLVLVWACFGLSWNMLSGYTGLVSFGHAAFFGLGAYAAVLGQIYLGLTPWLMIPVSAAIGAAAGLLVGLPTFRLRGHYFALAMLAYPLALLYVFEWLGYQEVTFPMKRENAAAYMQFSNPGMYTVVAMAMLVLFVLLTRHVERTRFGMALIAIKQNEAAAEAAGIDTLRWKLKAIALSGAIAGATGAFYAVVLLVVTPVSVFGMLVSAQALTVAMFGGVGSVWGPIIGAAILVPLGEVLHAELGARYPGIQGVILGIAIIAVILAAPEGVFWKVRDYLRRRGADAGRVAAAALPAVAVSRQDGADAARGPGYPTLAARQGQLAAAGMASQAMSSTLRGMADGAAAFVPMAFEGLPASEAAGMGAGASPGAVPAASPVRDDGASGSGSIASGNDTAPRGDAAVPILEVRKVSRRFGGLQAVRDVSFSVRRGMILGIIGPNGAGKTTLFNLLNGFLRPDTGMVLVNGVDMAGRKPHVLCAAGMGRTFQVMRPFMRLTVLQNVQVGAYVKADSEAHARELARQAVRRVGLADCADQVASTLTTRQLRLMELARALAGQPDLLLLDETLAGLGAGEVDDVLAVIRSLSREGVTIVIIEHTMQAMVRLVDQFLVLDHGEVLVMGDPASITQDTRVVEAYLGKKWSAKDA, from the coding sequence ATGAGCGGGCGCCGCCATCTGTGGTTCCTGTGCCTGCTGGCCGTGGCCTACCCGGCGATCGCGCTGTGGATCGACAACGGCTATCACCAGTTGATCTTCACCCTGGTGCTCGTGTGGGCGTGTTTCGGCCTGTCGTGGAACATGCTCAGCGGATACACGGGGCTGGTGTCCTTCGGCCATGCGGCCTTCTTCGGCCTGGGCGCCTACGCGGCCGTGCTGGGGCAGATTTATCTGGGCCTGACGCCGTGGCTGATGATCCCGGTGTCGGCGGCCATCGGCGCGGCCGCCGGGCTGCTGGTCGGCCTGCCGACCTTCCGCCTGCGCGGGCATTACTTCGCGCTGGCCATGCTGGCCTATCCCCTGGCGCTGCTCTATGTCTTCGAATGGCTGGGTTACCAGGAAGTGACCTTCCCGATGAAGCGCGAGAACGCCGCGGCCTATATGCAGTTCTCGAATCCCGGTATGTACACCGTGGTGGCGATGGCCATGCTGGTGCTCTTCGTGCTGCTGACGCGCCATGTCGAGCGCACGCGCTTCGGCATGGCGCTGATCGCCATCAAGCAGAACGAGGCCGCGGCCGAGGCCGCGGGCATCGATACACTGCGCTGGAAGCTCAAGGCGATCGCCCTGAGCGGCGCCATCGCCGGCGCGACGGGCGCCTTCTATGCCGTGGTGCTGCTGGTGGTGACGCCGGTGTCGGTGTTCGGCATGCTGGTGTCGGCGCAGGCGCTCACGGTGGCAATGTTCGGCGGAGTGGGCAGCGTGTGGGGGCCCATCATCGGCGCGGCGATCCTGGTGCCCTTGGGCGAGGTGCTGCACGCCGAGCTGGGCGCGCGCTACCCGGGCATACAGGGCGTGATACTGGGCATCGCCATCATCGCGGTGATCCTGGCGGCGCCGGAGGGCGTGTTCTGGAAGGTGCGCGATTACCTGCGCCGCCGTGGCGCGGACGCCGGTCGCGTGGCGGCGGCGGCCTTGCCGGCCGTCGCGGTGTCGCGCCAGGATGGAGCCGACGCGGCGCGCGGTCCGGGCTATCCCACGCTGGCCGCGCGCCAAGGCCAGCTCGCGGCGGCAGGCATGGCGAGCCAGGCCATGTCTTCCACCTTGCGCGGCATGGCCGATGGGGCGGCCGCCTTCGTGCCGATGGCGTTCGAAGGCTTGCCCGCGTCCGAGGCCGCCGGCATGGGCGCTGGCGCATCGCCTGGCGCAGTGCCCGCTGCGTCGCCTGTCCGCGACGACGGCGCGTCTGGCAGTGGCAGCATCGCGTCAGGCAACGACACCGCGCCGCGAGGCGACGCGGCCGTCCCCATCCTGGAAGTCCGCAAGGTATCGCGCCGCTTCGGCGGCCTGCAGGCCGTTCGCGACGTCAGTTTCAGCGTGCGCCGAGGCATGATTCTGGGCATCATCGGGCCGAACGGCGCCGGCAAGACCACCTTGTTCAACTTGCTGAACGGCTTCCTGCGTCCCGATACCGGCATGGTGCTGGTCAACGGCGTCGACATGGCGGGGCGCAAGCCGCACGTGTTGTGCGCGGCGGGCATGGGCCGCACGTTCCAGGTCATGCGCCCCTTCATGCGTTTGACGGTACTGCAGAACGTGCAGGTAGGCGCCTACGTCAAGGCGGACAGCGAAGCGCATGCGCGCGAGCTGGCCCGGCAGGCGGTGCGGCGTGTCGGCCTGGCCGACTGCGCCGACCAGGTCGCCTCCACGCTGACGACACGGCAGTTGCGCCTAATGGAGCTGGCCCGCGCCCTGGCGGGACAGCCGGACCTGTTGCTGCTCGACGAGACGCTGGCCGGGCTGGGCGCGGGCGAAGTCGACGATGTGCTCGCGGTGATCCGTTCGCTGTCGCGGGAGGGCGTGACCATCGTGATCATCGAACACACCATGCAGGCCATGGTGCGGCTGGTCGACCAGTTCCTGGTGCTGGACCATGGTGAAGTCCTGGTCATGGGCGACCCCGCCTCCATCACCCAGGATACGCGCGTGGTCGAAGCCTACCTGGGCAAGAAGTGGAGCGCCAAGGATGCTTGA